Below is a genomic region from Salinirussus salinus.
ACTACCGCAAGCAGTTCGCCAACCCCTACACCGCGGCGGACCGCGGGTTCGTCGACGACGTGCTGGAGCCACAGGAGACCCGGCCCCAGCTGGTACAGGACCTCGAGATGCTGCGCTCGAAGCGCAAGTCCCAGCCCAACAGGAAACATGGCAACATCCCGCTCTGAGCCGGACGCTGAGGCCGACGCGGAGGCGGTCGCCGTGCCGGGGGCCGGCGGAGCGCTGTCGGTCCCGGCGGACGCGACGCCGTCGGAGGCGGCGGCCATCGCCGCGGCCGTCGGCGCACACCTCAGAGACCGGCAGGCCGCCGCGCTCGCGGCCGCGGAGGCGGCGGCGGCCGACGGCGAGGACCGGGCGCCGACGGGCTGGGCGTTCGCCGGCCGGCGGGAGGCGCTGACCGGCACTCCCGGGCGGGTACAGGCAGGGGAACCGACAGACAGATGGGCGGCTGCTGCACGACTCAA
It encodes:
- a CDS encoding acc operon protein: MATSRSEPDAEADAEAVAVPGAGGALSVPADATPSEAAAIAAAVGAHLRDRQAAALAAAEAAAADGEDRAPTGWAFAGRREALTGTPGRVQAGEPTDRWAAAARLNGLNHD